From the Pocillopora verrucosa isolate sample1 chromosome 11, ASM3666991v2, whole genome shotgun sequence genome, the window CTGACCTGCCATCTGGTATCAATCAATTCAATCACGAGGGGGAATCATTTCTGGAATTTTTAAGCGTCACAAAAGGCATGGAAGGGACTTACAAGTGTGAagcgaaaaataaagaaaatacaacTAGTTCTTCTGCATCCCTGCGTGTTTACGGTAAGTTTAATGATAATTACGATAACTATAAAgatgacgataatgatgacGCTAACCGTGACGATGACGTCGACAATAACTATGGCGATGACCATGACATGACGCTGACTCTGAACTGATGCTGACGATGAGGGTGACGAATGTGGGCCAGGATTTTAATCAATTGCCTTTTTCTTAACGTAGGAAAAGCCTCTGCTCAAGTTGTTCCAGGTCAGTATTCAGCACTCATATCAGGAGACAACTTCACATTGACCTGCATCGTCAACGAAGAAACAATCAATGTAACttggaagaaaaaaggaagcgCACCACCCGAAAGAGCAAAGATTGATACACGATTGGATGACAAAAAGAGTAAACTTGTTATAACTGAAGTTGTGAAGGAGGACAGTGGTGTGTATTCTTGTGAGGCACGTAACAAGCTCGGTTTTGTTGCCCGTTCCTTTGTAAAAATAAACGTCAAAGGTAAGCTGGTGTTATCGTTGTGTCTCCAAAAAACATACAACTTTacagattaaaaaatatatttccaaatcgattaaaaatatttttttagttaaagaCGAAACGATTATGGGTCACACGACCTAATTACACGATACTACCTCTCATCGCTCTACGAACTTCAGATATTTCGCTTTAAGAGCAGGTGTCGATCACGGGTCAAATAATGTGCCAAGCTATACCAAAGCTACTCCAAACAACTTGAATTTTGTTATTACTTTTACTACCGTCGAGATTGTCTAATGGCCATATATTTATCTTACACAATAAACTAAGCAAGTGCCACGAGTTATGCAAAGTTTCAACACTTTGTGGTAATACATTGGGTGGCTtctaattttgtaatttgtgtttATATGCTTAATTTGCAGTTCCACCCCGTGTTAGTAATGAGTTTAGAAATCTCACCATTGCATTTAACTCCACATTTACAAAAGAGTGTTACTTGAGAGGTGATCCAGAAGTATCTGTCAACTGGACCAAGGATGGAGTGCTACTTAGTAAAAACAACACCTTGATTATTAGACAAGCTACATTGAAAGACAGAGGCAATTATGAATGTACTGCTAAAAATGATTATGGCGAAGCAAACTCTTCCTTCTGGATCGATGTCACAGGTAAACTCTGTATTGTAGTTTACGTCATTTAGCAAATTGGAACTTAAAAAAGCgtttgtttttgaagtttaaGCCAAATTTAAATGGACCTCTCTTTTACTCTCTTTTCAtccatttcctttaaaaatatcaatgacCAAGGAACTAAGGAGTCATGATCTTATGATACATTTTCATTAGTGTTAAAGGTAGTACATCAACTTCGATAGGAGTGTATCATTACGTCAATATTAATGATTGAAGTTGGAAAGAGATTTCAAACGAACATTCATATAACTCGTTTCAAATTACCAACATAGTACTCTTTTTTCTAGAAAAGGGTTCCTTGTCACGTGCAGTTTATTCTGACTTACAGACACCCAGATTGCAAATGAAGCTAAATCCGTgaccaaataaataaataaaatacctCCCGCTATTGAGAAATTCCAAATGCTGTGGTCCACTCTAACATTTTATCCGTGAACTCATGTTAAAATACGCAATTTGGATACATCAAATGACagatttcctttctttttttatttcagaatgcAAATGTTTTACATTGTTTTGATCATCATCGCCTAATAGCTTTTGGAATTCAATATATActgttaaaaaagagaaactgaTAGTCATTGAACATTTGTGTTTTTAACATCACACTCAACAACCAACAAGAAAAGGATGAATGTTATTGGGACAACTGGGACAACTTAAGGCTAAACAATATCTTTTTATTCTGAAATCGAAGCAAACCTTTGGAAAAATTGACCTTGGTCAAAAATAGGCTTGAATATCacgtgttttgttttgattttgttgttgttgatgtttcgTCGTTTTATCAAAGGTTGGATAAATAGGGTTAAACTGGACTATGCAAAccttattaattttgtttgtttgtttgttttgtaatttaagCATCTCCCCAGATCACAGAGCCTCCGATAAACCAGTCTGTTACCGAGGGCAACTCTGTGAACTTTAGTTGCCGAGCCTCAGGTGTGCCAACACCAACATTAGTCTGGGTTTTTAATAATGCTGACCTGCCATCTGGTATCAATCAATTCAATCACGAGGGGGAATCATTTCTGGAATTTTTAAGCGTCACAAAAGGCATGGAAGGGACTTACAAGTGTGAagcgaaaaataaagaaaatacaacTAGTTCTTCTGCATCCCTGCGTGTTTACGGTAAGTTTAATGATAATTACGATAACTATAACgatgacgataatgatgacGCTGACCGTGGCGATGACGTCAACAATAACCATGGCGATGACCATGACATGACGCTGGCTCTGAACTGATGCTGACGATGAGGGTGACGAATGTGGGCCAGGATTTTAATCAATTGCCTTTTTCTTAACGTAGGAAAAGCCTCTGCTCAAGTTATTCCAGGTCAGTATTCAGCACTCATATCAGGAGACAACTTCACATTGACCTGCATCGTCAACGAAGAAACAATCAATGTAACttggaagaaaaaaggaagcgCACCACCCGAAAGAGCAAAGATTGATACACAATTGGATGACAAAAAGAGTAAACTTGTTATAACTGAAGTTGTGAAGGTGGACAGTGGTGTGTATTCTTGTGAGGCACGTAACAAGCTCGGTTTTGTTGCCCGTTCCTTTGTAAAAATAAACGTCAAAGGTAAGCTGGTGTTATCGTTGTGTCTCCAAAAAACATACAACTTTacagattaaaaaatatatttccaaatcgattaaaaatatttttttagttaaagaCGAAACGAATATGGGTCACACGACCTAATTACACGATACTACCTCTCATCGCTCTACGAACTTCAGGTATTTCGCTTTAAGAGCAGGTGTCGATCACGGGTCAAATAATGTGCCAAGCTATACCAAAGCTACTCCAAACAACTTGAATTTTGTTATTACTTTTACTACCGTCGAGATTGTCTAATGGCCATATATTTATCTTACACAATAAACTAAGCAAGTGCCACGAGTTATGCAAAGTTTCAACACTTTGTAGTATTACATTGGGTGGCTtctaattttgtaatttgtgtttATATGCTTAATTTGCAGTTCCACCCCGTGTTAGTAATGAGTTTAGAAATCTCACCATTGCATTTAACTCCACATTTACAAAAGAGTGTTACTTGAGAGGTGATCCAGAAGTATCTGTCAACTGGACCAAGGATGGAGTGCTACTTAGTAAAAACAACACCTTGATTATTAGACAAGCTACATTGAAAGACAGAGGCAATTATGAATGTACTGCTAAAAATGATTATGGCGAAGCAAACTCTTCCTTCTGGATCGATGTCACAGGTAAACTCTGTATTGTAGTTTACGTCATTTAGCAAACTTGTAACTTAAAAAAGCgtttgtttttgaagtttaaGCCAAATTTAAATAGACCTCCCTTTTACTCTCTTTTTATCCATCtcctttaaaaatatcaatgacCAAGGAACTAAGGAGTCATGATCTTATGATACATTTTCATTAGTGTTAAAGGTAGTACATCAACTTCGATAGGAGTGTATCATTACGTCAATATTAATGATTGAAGTTGGAAAGAGATTTCAAACGAACATTCATATAACTCGTTTCAAATTACCAACATAGTACTCTTTTTCCTAAAAAAGGGTTCCTGGTCACGTGCAATTGATTCTGACTTACAGACACCCAGATTGCAAATGAAGCTAAATCCGTgaccaaataaataaataaaatacctCCTGCTATAGAGAAATTGCAAATGCTGTGGTCCACTCTAACATTTTTATTCGTGAACTCATGTTAAAATACGCAATTTGGATACATCAAATGACagatttcctttcttttttttatttcagaatgcAAATGTTTTACATTGTTTCGGTCATCATCGCCTAATAGCTTTTGGAATTCAATATATActgttaaaaaagagaaactgatagtcattgaacattttttttttttacatcacaCTCAACAACCAACAAGAAAAGGATGAATGTTATTGGGACAACTGGGACAACTTAAGGCTAAACAATATCTTTTTATTCTGAAATCGAAGCAAACCTTTGGAAAAATTGACCTTGGTCAAAAATAGGCTTGAATATCacgtgttttgttttgattttgttgttgttgatgtttcgTCGTTTTATCAAAGGTTGGATAAATAGGGTTAAACTGGACTATGCAAAccttattaattttgtttgtttgttttgtaatttaagCATCTCCCCAGATCAGAAAGCCTCCGATAAACCAGTCTGTTACCGAGGGCAACTCTGTGAACTTTAGTTGCCGAGCCTCAGGTGTGCCAACACCAACATTAGTCTGGGTTTTTAATAATGCTGACCTGCCATCTGGTATCAATCAATTCAATCACGAGGGGGAATCATTTCTGGAATTTTTAAGCGTCACAAAAGGCATGGAAGGGACTTACAAGTGTGAagcgaaaaataaagaaaatacaacTAGTTCTTCTGCATCCCTGCGTGTTTACGGTAAGTTTAATGATAATtacgataacgataacgataacgataacgataacgatgacgatgacgatgacgatgacgctGACCGTAACGATGACGCTGACCGTAACGATAATGCTAAATATTAATGATTAAAGTTGGAAAGAGATTTCAAATGAACATTCatataactttaaaattttaaatcaccAACATCAGTACTCTTTTTTTATCCAGAAAAGGGTTCCTGGTCACGTACAATTTGATTCTGACTTTCAAACACCCAGATTGTAAATGAAGCTAAACCCGTGaccaaagaaataattaaaacatatCCCGCTATTAAGAAATTGCAAATCTTGTGTTCCACTTTAACATTTTTATACGTGAACTCATGTAAAACGTGGATATTTCTGGAGCAAGCAATCTCATCATAGAAGGAGACAGTTTGGACCTGACGTGTACTTTTTCTCTTACATTTACTCTTCtcattttctgttctttttaaCGCCGACGATAACCATGGCGATGAAGATGACGTGACGCTGACACTGAACTGATGCTGACGATGAGGGTGACGAATATGGACCAGGATTTTAAtcaattgcttttttcttgATGCAGGAAAAGCCTCTGCTCAAGTTGTTCCAGATCAGTATCCAGCACTCACAGCAGGAGACAACCTCACATTGACCTGCATCGTCAACGAAGAAACAATGAATGTAACGTGGAAAAAAGATGGAGACTCACCACCCGAAAGAGCAAAGATCGATACACGATTCGATGACAAAAAGAGTAAATTTGTCATAACTGAAGTTGTGAAGGAGCACAGTGGTGTGTATTCTTGTGAGGCACGTAACAAGCTCGGTTTTGTTGCCCGTTCCTTTGTAAAAATAAACGTCAAAGGTAAGCTGGTGTCACCGTTGTgtctcaaaaaaacaacaacaacaacttcaccgattaaaaaatataattccaaatcgactaaaactattttttagTTAAAGACGAGACGAATATGAGTCACACGACCTAATTACTTCAAATTACCTCTCATCGCTCTATGAACATCAGGTATTTCGTTTTCAAGAGCAGGTGTCAATCACGGTTTAAATAATGTGCCAAGCTATTCCAAAACTACTTCAAACAACTTGAATTTTACTAATACTGTTACAACCGGTGATATTTGTCGAAAAAAGCGTCAAAGGTAAGCTGGCGTTACCgttgtgttttaaaaaaaatcatgcaacTTTACCGATTAGATTTCCAAATAGAGTAATCCTATTTTTCAGTTAAAGACGAAACGAAAATGGGTCACACGACCTATTTACATGAAATTACCTTGCATCGCTCTATGAACATCAGGTATTTCGTTTTTTGAGCAGGTGTCAATCACGGTATAAATAATGTACCAAGCTATTCCAAAGCTACCCCAAACAACTTGAATTTTATTAGCACTGTTACAATCGTCGAGATTTGTCTAATGGCCGCATATTTATCCTACACAATTAGCTAAGCAAGTGCCACGAGCTATGCAAAGTTTCAACACTTTGTGGTATTACATTGGTGGAACAGTGGCGGCAGCGATTATCATTTCGCTGATTGCCTGGTATTTCTGCAAGCGTCGAAGGACAGGTGACGTccatttttctgttatttcagaTTTCTCTGACTGAAagtaaaagaaggaaatatttaaacttatttaaCATGTCCACTAGGGCGGGGGGGATGGGGAACACTGAGCTAAGAGTCTAAAAGTAGAGATGTTTTTATAAGAATAACTCGCGTGCGGCCAAAAAATGCCAATTGTAGAGTTTTTTCACATCTGTATATggtatcatcattattattgccATTATTGATAACGGtgttttgataataattataaattcagCAAATATCACGTCCCTCCTAATTTGTGCAAATTCACACTATACTGCCATTACACAGAAATTTTATTGGAACTTTCGATTTAATAAATTAATGCAAAGTTTTACCTTCTTCGTCCCctttaattcatcattttggAATTGCAGTTACGGCTCTGTAAGTCAACtattttatctttattcatcaaattcatcgagaaaaggaaaaaaactacaccattGCATGATGACGATAACAAAAATTCTATCGTAGTGACTTTACTTTTATCTTGTTTACGATGCATTATGAACATTCATCAAGTGTTGTTAGAATCAGCTTCATTAGttcctttgtttaatttttaatctcaTTAGTATCTTCCAACTATTTTCGGTTTGATTAATTCATAGATTTCatactttgaaacaaaattgaaatgcgCGTAAAATTTTCTGGTTTTGAAACCAACTGtttcttgtttaattttaacaaaCGACGAAGCTATTGTTGGACTTCATCCGATTGACAAAGTGTacttaaataacaataattactGATAtgttttgtaataatttattaaaaacattgttCTCTCACTATCGGCAAGAGAGATTATCTCGCCAATCAAGTTATCCTggcaaatcaatttttttactctctgatttctcttttctttttatcacttttctttgttttgaactTGAAAGTATACAATGTTAATTTCCAATATTTAGTCCTGACCAAGAGCAGGCAATTAAGATGGAGCCATTTAATGCAGAAGTAGATGAATGGGAGGTTGCGGTCAACCGTGTCCTGCTTCAGGACGTCATTGGACGAGGGGCGTTCGGAGCCGTGTGGAGAGCTCTCCTGAGTTCACCAAATGGACAACCTGGAAATCGGACAGTGGCCGCTAAATGTTTCACGCGTAAGCCTTCTTCGATTTGTTCAATTAATACATATGTTAATCGCAGGGGTGGttatcaaaatgttttatttggggaggggggggggaggtggtcCAAAATTTCTTCTCGACCAACGCACACCCTCCTCTTCTTCACTCAAGGTTAcgcgaggaaaaaaaaagttggcgGGGAGGggagcaaacaaacaaagaaaataatcaaccaGTTTGGACGTAAAAGTTATCCTGCAATAATTCTTGTTTCCAACAAGTAGTGTAAAAGGTCACAGGCATAGGTTAGAAGGGGTTTAGTGTGGGTTAGTATCCGCCACACCTCACTCCCCCCGGGAGGGGGAGGTGTTGTGGATACGCTGGATCCTCCCTCTAgagtagggttttttttctccctttggaCCTATTCCCCACTTACTAGTGAATGATTATCCCGGGTTGAAGTTGGCAGTCTAACAGACTGACTACGCGGTGCTTTTCGCTGGCAAATGATATTTACCGAACGAAAGATGTGAAGCATCTGCAGTGATGGTAAAACTAAAGAAAGCAAGAACTATTTGCAGGATTCAAACTTCCAGTTCGGTCTTTATACTCACAGTCAACTCAGCCATGGCTGAAGTCAGTGAGTTGGGCAATCTGCTAGCTGCGAAAATTATCATCCAAACGGTAATAAGAAGATGCAAGGTTTGTAACTCTACCGGATTCTTTTTGGCTTGAACTTGCATGCAATAAATATATTAATCAGAATGTGTCTCTGTCAATGTATACTTTTGTTGTAGCCACTGCTggagaggaaggaaggaaatgtTTGATGAGAGAAATTGAGCTGGGGAAACTTATCAATAAAAACGTTTCGCCAAACATTGTAAAGTTCATGGGCTGCGTTACGACAGAAAGTAAGTACTAAGCGTACAGCACCTTTTCTGAGTACATGTTATTAACGATACTATAAATGCTGAATGAACCCTCTTGAGAGCTCTTAACATGAGATCCGTAACTAGGATGTTAATGGAGCCAAgttcgtctttttttttgttttgtggcAAACAGACTCCATCGACAGTTCATTAAGATTTCGGTTGGATAGCTTGAAATCTCGTTAACGGGGCTAACCGGCTTTCTCCCTTTAACCTGTagcaaatttttgaaagtaaattcTGATGAAGGTAGATCCTAAAAGAATGAGTCCTTCATGTAAGCTAAACTGCTTTATGAAGAAAGCCATCggtaattttatctttgatACGTCACTTAAGTTCACCCTATACTCATCATGGAGTACATGCCATGTGGTGACCTACTTGGTTACCTCAGAAAATGCCGAGGAGTGAGGGATCGGTTTTATCTTGGTGAGGGAAGAGCTCAGAATTTGAACAACTACGATCTCGTCTTGTTTGCCAAACAAATCGCCGCCGGCATGGTGTTCCTTGGAACGCGAGGTGTAAGTAGAATACTTGTCACATGTTAATTCTAATTCAGAAAAATCTTTCAGagatttaaactttttatttttcaatagctCGGATTTTGGCCAACATTTATGAGTG encodes:
- the LOC131789195 gene encoding fibroblast growth factor receptor 4-like isoform X1, which produces MAWSSWSAGCKGCVQTRQRVEFNCSRTQETRPCKCPPEINSRREKSVKFNSTLQMDCLVKGFPKPEVNWTRDGKLLNTTNKLTIKQVTYGDAGQYTCSAKNSEGKREAAFRVTVTGPPEINPQLINQSVTYNSPLQFNCSLRGFPTPEVHWTKDGMHLGKKNTLTIHQARFEDSGEYTCSAKNPIGSKKSTFWIEVKKVPPRVNNEFLNFTIAFNSTFTKECYLRGDPQISVNWTKDGVLLSKNNTLIIRQATLKDKGHYECTAKNDYGKANSSFWIDVTASPQIIEPPINQSVTEGNSVNFSCRASGVPTPTLVWVFNNADLPSGINQFNHEGESFLEFLSVTKGMEGTYKCEAKNKENTTSSSASLRVYGKASAQVVPGQYSALISGDNFTLTCIVNEETINVTWKKKGSAPPERAKIDTRLDDKKSKLVITEVVKEDSGVYSCEARNKLGFVARSFVKINVKVPPRVSNEFRNLTIAFNSTFTKECYLRGDPEVSVNWTKDGVLLSKNNTLIIRQATLKDRGNYECTAKNDYGEANSSFWIDVTASPQITEPPINQSVTEGNSVNFSCRASGVPTPTLVWVFNNADLPSGINQFNHEGESFLEFLSVTKGMEGTYKCEAKNKENTTSSSASLRVYGKASAQVIPGQYSALISGDNFTLTCIVNEETINVTWKKKGSAPPERAKIDTQLDDKKSKLVITEVVKVDSGVYSCEARNKLGFVARSFVKINVKVPPRVSNEFRNLTIAFNSTFTKECYLRGDPEVSVNWTKDGVLLSKNNTLIIRQATLKDRGNYECTAKNDYGEANSSFWIDVTASPQIRKPPINQSVTEGNSVNFSCRASGVPTPTLVWVFNNADLPSGINQFNHEGESFLEFLSVTKGMEGTYKCEAKNKENTTSSSASLRVYGKASAQVVPDQYPALTAGDNLTLTCIVNEETMNVTWKKDGDSPPERAKIDTRFDDKKSKFVITEVVKEHSGVYSCEARNKLGFVARSFVKINVKAKQVPRAMQSFNTLWYYIGGTVAAAIIISLIAWYFCKRRRTVTALPDQEQAIKMEPFNAEVDEWEVAVNRVLLQDVIGRGAFGAVWRALLSSPNGQPGNRTVAAKCFTPTAGEEGRKCLMREIELGKLINKNVSPNIVKFMGCVTTEIHPILIMEYMPCGDLLGYLRKCRGVRDRFYLGEGRAQNLNNYDLVLFAKQIAAGMVFLGTRGIIHRDLAARNILLDNNYVCKVTDFGMAYQSFKYGHGNAKKGRLPIKWTAPEILLGELAGLSALSDVWSYGIVLYEIVTLGGIPYDRWSEAMVIAEVTKGYQMPKPDHVDNKLYDIMKRCWNRNPDFRPPFENLRQRMDKYIREETYLELLDMGAYDKAKYSRVEDLGDEDAEPSEEVAKKVEDLGDEDAEPSEEVAKKASAKGLGRSASDRR
- the LOC131789195 gene encoding fibroblast growth factor receptor 4-like isoform X2; protein product: MAWSSWSAGCKGCVQTRQRVEFNCSRTQETRPCKCPPEINSRREKSVKFNSTLQMDCLVKGFPKPEVNWTRDGKLLNTTNKLTIKQVTYGDAGQYTCSAKNSEGKREAAFRVTVTGPPEINPQLINQSVTYNSPLQFNCSLRGFPTPEVHWTKDGMHLGKKNTLTIHQARFEDSGEYTCSAKNPIGSKKSTFWIEVKKVPPRVNNEFLNFTIAFNSTFTKECYLRGDPQISVNWTKDGVLLSKNNTLIIRQATLKDKGHYECTAKNDYGKANSSFWIDVTASPQIIEPPINQSVTEGNSVNFSCRASGVPTPTLVWVFNNADLPSGINQFNHEGESFLEFLSVTKGMEGTYKCEAKNKENTTSSSASLRVYGKASAQVVPGQYSALISGDNFTLTCIVNEETINVTWKKKGSAPPERAKIDTRLDDKKSKLVITEVVKEDSGVYSCEARNKLGFVARSFVKINVKVPPRVSNEFRNLTIAFNSTFTKECYLRGDPEVSVNWTKDGVLLSKNNTLIIRQATLKDRGNYECTAKNDYGEANSSFWIDVTASPQITEPPINQSVTEGNSVNFSCRASGVPTPTLVWVFNNADLPSGINQFNHEGESFLEFLSVTKGMEGTYKCEAKNKENTTSSSASLRVYGKASAQVIPGQYSALISGDNFTLTCIVNEETINVTWKKKGSAPPERAKIDTQLDDKKSKLVITEVVKVDSGVYSCEARNKLGFVARSFVKINVKVPPRVSNEFRNLTIAFNSTFTKECYLRGDPEVSVNWTKDGVLLSKNNTLIIRQATLKDRGNYECTAKNDYGEANSSFWIDVTASPQIRKPPINQSVTEGNSVNFSCRASGVPTPTLVWVFNNADLPSGINQFNHEGESFLEFLSVTKGMEGTYKCEAKNKENTTSSSASLRVYGKASAQVVPDQYPALTAGDNLTLTCIVNEETMNVTWKKDGDSPPERAKIDTRFDDKKSKFVITEVVKEHSGVYSCEARNKLGFVARSFVKINVKAKQVPRAMQSFNTLWYYIGGTVAAAIIISLIAWYFCKRRRTVTALPDQEQAIKMEPFNAEVDEWEVAVNRVLLQDVIGRGAFGAVWRALLSSPNGQPGNRTVAAKCFTPTAGEEGRKCLMREIELGKLINKNVSPNIVKFMGCVTTEIHPILIMEYMPCGDLLGYLRKCRGVRDRFYLGEGRAQNLNNYDLVLFAKQIAAGMVFLGTRGIIHRDLAARNILLDNNYVCKVTDFGMAYQSFKYGHGNAKKGRLPIKWTAPEILLGELAGLSALSDVWSYGIVLYEIVTLGGIPYDRWSEAMVIAEVTKGYQMPKPDHVDNKLYDIMKRCWNRNPDFRPPFENLRQRMDKYIREETYLELLDMGAYDKAKYSRVEDLGDEDAEPSEEVAKKASAKGLGRSASDRR
- the LOC131789195 gene encoding fibroblast growth factor receptor 3-like isoform X3, translated to MAWSSWSAGCKGCVQTRQRVEFNCSRTQETRPCKCPPEINSRREKSVKFNSTLQMDCLVKGFPKPEVNWTRDGKLLNTTNKLTIKQVTYGDAGQYTCSAKNSEGKREAAFRVTVTGPPEINPQLINQSVTYNSPLQFNCSLRGFPTPEVHWTKDGMHLGKKNTLTIHQARFEDSGEYTCSAKNPIGSKKSTFWIEVKKVPPRVSNEFRNLTIAFNSTFTKECYLRGDPEVSVNWTKDGVLLSKNNTLIIRQATLKDRGNYECTAKNDYGEANSSFWIDVTASPQITEPPINQSVTEGNSVNFSCRASGVPTPTLVWVFNNADLPSGINQFNHEGESFLEFLSVTKGMEGTYKCEAKNKENTTSSSASLRVYGKASAQVIPGQYSALISGDNFTLTCIVNEETINVTWKKKGSAPPERAKIDTQLDDKKSKLVITEVVKVDSGVYSCEARNKLGFVARSFVKINVKVPPRVSNEFRNLTIAFNSTFTKECYLRGDPEVSVNWTKDGVLLSKNNTLIIRQATLKDRGNYECTAKNDYGEANSSFWIDVTASPQIRKPPINQSVTEGNSVNFSCRASGVPTPTLVWVFNNADLPSGINQFNHEGESFLEFLSVTKGMEGTYKCEAKNKENTTSSSASLRVYGKASAQVVPDQYPALTAGDNLTLTCIVNEETMNVTWKKDGDSPPERAKIDTRFDDKKSKFVITEVVKEHSGVYSCEARNKLGFVARSFVKINVKAKQVPRAMQSFNTLWYYIGGTVAAAIIISLIAWYFCKRRRTVTALPDQEQAIKMEPFNAEVDEWEVAVNRVLLQDVIGRGAFGAVWRALLSSPNGQPGNRTVAAKCFTPTAGEEGRKCLMREIELGKLINKNVSPNIVKFMGCVTTEIHPILIMEYMPCGDLLGYLRKCRGVRDRFYLGEGRAQNLNNYDLVLFAKQIAAGMVFLGTRGIIHRDLAARNILLDNNYVCKVTDFGMAYQSFKYGHGNAKKGRLPIKWTAPEILLGELAGLSALSDVWSYGIVLYEIVTLGGIPYDRWSEAMVIAEVTKGYQMPKPDHVDNKLYDIMKRCWNRNPDFRPPFENLRQRMDKYIREETYLELLDMGAYDKAKYSRVEDLGDEDAEPSEEVAKKVEDLGDEDAEPSEEVAKKASAKGLGRSASDRR